In a single window of the Acetivibrio clariflavus DSM 19732 genome:
- a CDS encoding NifB/NifX family molybdenum-iron cluster-binding protein produces the protein MKIAIPVDEKSLESNVCVSFGRAPYYLIYDTETKESVFLDNSAAASTGGAGIKAAQTIVDNKVNALLTPRCGENAANVLKSADIKIYKTAGISAKKNIDDFISGKLSLLDEIHPGFHGHGGN, from the coding sequence ATGAAAATAGCAATTCCAGTAGATGAGAAAAGTTTGGAGTCGAATGTATGTGTATCCTTTGGACGGGCTCCCTATTATCTCATTTATGATACTGAAACCAAGGAAAGTGTATTTCTTGATAACAGTGCAGCAGCAAGTACAGGCGGAGCAGGAATTAAGGCAGCACAAACAATAGTGGATAATAAAGTGAACGCTTTACTTACTCCCCGATGTGGCGAAAATGCAGCTAATGTGCTCAAATCCGCTGATATTAAAATATATAAAACAGCGGGTATTTCCGCTAAAAAAAATATTGATGACTTCATCAGTGGAAAGCTATCCTTACTCGATGAAATTCATCCTGGTTTTCATGGCCATGGAGGGAACTAA
- a CDS encoding uridine kinase family protein, giving the protein MNIKALLLKQYDLYPKMQIQDIVKLIYQNEFAGGHLIENEDDILRKLQEELCSLKHSCMDKRIPCDAFEDIGNNLCRLHLAALKYYDISLNTVNKLFISTANSIKGSIQSFEEKLDVLRQCCKEGLLPYPLEELEAYLCSYKKKGYPPVSHSEIFRAAYSPAYRIVRSEYHDFFEVFCRIDSLMKSKDRVTVAIDGNSGAGKSTLASLIGNVYECNIFHMDDFFLTPELKTEERLREVGGNVDYVRFKHEVIDGINSGREFQYHKYDCKQRILVGPIPVSPQKLNIIEGSYSMHPTLIENYDLKIFLSIDEKKQISRILKRNGAAMLKRFLCEWIPMENRYFKELNIKGLSDLVFSSVVVPDSVSALRNVINNNLKRMEDSYENSNSSR; this is encoded by the coding sequence ATGAATATAAAAGCCTTATTACTCAAGCAGTATGATTTGTATCCCAAGATGCAAATTCAGGACATTGTTAAGCTTATATATCAGAATGAATTTGCCGGCGGACACCTAATCGAAAATGAGGACGATATTTTACGCAAATTGCAGGAGGAGTTGTGTTCTTTAAAGCATTCCTGTATGGACAAAAGGATACCCTGTGATGCCTTTGAGGATATCGGCAATAATCTTTGCAGGCTGCATTTAGCAGCTTTGAAGTATTATGATATCAGCCTTAATACTGTAAATAAGCTCTTTATAAGTACAGCCAACTCGATCAAAGGAAGCATTCAGAGCTTTGAAGAAAAACTGGATGTGCTTAGACAATGCTGTAAGGAAGGACTGCTTCCTTATCCGTTGGAAGAGTTGGAAGCTTATTTGTGTTCCTATAAGAAAAAAGGCTATCCGCCAGTTAGTCACAGTGAGATATTCAGGGCTGCTTATTCACCTGCGTACCGTATTGTAAGGTCAGAATACCATGATTTTTTTGAGGTATTTTGCAGGATCGATTCCTTGATGAAATCAAAAGATAGGGTCACTGTTGCCATTGATGGAAACAGTGGTGCCGGGAAAAGTACACTGGCATCACTTATAGGCAATGTATATGAGTGCAACATATTTCACATGGATGATTTCTTCCTGACACCTGAACTAAAAACAGAAGAGCGCTTAAGGGAGGTCGGCGGAAATGTAGATTATGTCCGGTTCAAACACGAAGTGATTGACGGGATAAATAGTGGCCGTGAATTTCAATATCATAAATACGACTGCAAGCAAAGAATCCTTGTAGGGCCGATACCGGTAAGTCCTCAAAAACTAAATATTATAGAGGGTTCTTATAGCATGCATCCGACTTTAATAGAAAACTATGATTTAAAGATATTTTTAAGTATTGATGAAAAAAAACAAATTTCTCGAATTCTAAAAAGAAATGGAGCTGCCATGTTAAAAAGGTTTCTTTGCGAATGGATACCTATGGAAAATCGATATTTTAAAGAATTGAACATTAAAGGGCTAAGTGATCTGGTTTTTAGTTCGGTCGTAGTCCCGGATTCGGTTAGCGCATTGCGCAATGTAATTAATAATAATTTAAAAAGAATGGAGGATTCTTATGAAAATAGCAATTCCAGTAGATGA
- a CDS encoding ECF transporter S component codes for MELLNKLSTKRLVLSGLFLALGLLFPFLTAQIPSLGSRLLPMHIPVLLCGFICGWPYGLIIGLVLPVFRSMLFGMPPMFPTAVAMAFELAAYGLMTGLLYKLLPKKNVSIYASLILSMVCGRIVWGIVSFFLYGLNETAFTWEIFMAGAFLNAIPGIVIQIIIIPVAVIALSKAKHIESVS; via the coding sequence GTGGAGTTATTGAATAAATTGTCAACTAAACGATTAGTATTATCAGGATTGTTTCTTGCACTTGGACTTTTATTTCCATTTCTAACAGCACAGATTCCAAGTTTAGGCAGTAGGTTATTACCAATGCATATTCCTGTTTTGCTTTGTGGTTTTATTTGCGGATGGCCATATGGCTTGATCATTGGCCTTGTTTTGCCTGTTTTCAGGAGCATGCTGTTTGGAATGCCGCCGATGTTTCCAACTGCTGTAGCTATGGCTTTCGAGCTGGCTGCATATGGTCTCATGACAGGTCTTCTGTACAAATTACTCCCTAAAAAGAATGTTTCCATATATGCGTCTTTGATTTTATCAATGGTTTGTGGAAGAATCGTCTGGGGAATTGTTAGCTTCTTCCTGTATGGACTGAACGAAACTGCATTTACATGGGAGATTTTTATGGCTGGTGCGTTCCTCAATGCAATTCCAGGCATAGTGATTCAAATTATTATTATCCCTGTTGCTGTTATTGCTCTGTCAAAAGCAAAGCATATAGAAAGTGTGAGCTAG
- a CDS encoding iron-sulfur cluster scaffold-like protein yields the protein MYSEKVIEHFMCPQNAYSMPDADAEGSFGDPTCGDYLTIYIKVKDNRISKISYLVFGCAAAIATSSMTTVLAKGKTLDEALEISEEDIIHALDGLPDNKVHCSNLGVSALRNAIYNYLNRMEWSY from the coding sequence TTGTATTCTGAAAAAGTAATAGAACATTTTATGTGTCCTCAAAATGCTTATAGTATGCCGGATGCCGATGCAGAAGGAAGCTTTGGTGATCCTACATGCGGAGATTATCTTACGATTTATATTAAAGTAAAAGACAATCGGATAAGTAAAATAAGCTATCTTGTGTTTGGTTGCGCTGCGGCAATCGCAACATCCAGTATGACGACGGTATTAGCTAAGGGTAAAACCCTAGATGAAGCATTGGAAATTTCAGAAGAAGATATCATTCATGCATTAGACGGACTTCCCGATAACAAGGTTCATTGCTCAAATTTAGGCGTTAGCGCATTGCGTAATGCAATCTATAACTATTTAAATAGAATGGAGTGGAGTTATTGA
- a CDS encoding DUF134 domain-containing protein: protein MPRPMKWRRVCCLPERNRFGPLDTSLDEKNYIKMTVDEYETIRLIDLEGFTQEECAKQMNVARTTVQGIYVEARKKLAESLVNGKVLLIEGGEYRLCDGLGNGCGRGCRRHRNSWRFAGSDRGD, encoded by the coding sequence ATGCCAAGACCAATGAAATGGAGAAGAGTATGTTGCTTACCGGAAAGAAACAGGTTTGGGCCTCTTGATACAAGTTTGGATGAAAAAAATTATATAAAAATGACGGTTGACGAGTATGAAACGATAAGACTTATTGACTTAGAAGGATTCACACAGGAGGAATGCGCAAAACAAATGAATGTCGCTCGAACTACCGTCCAAGGTATTTATGTCGAGGCAAGAAAGAAACTGGCCGAGTCGCTGGTGAACGGCAAGGTTCTTTTGATTGAAGGCGGGGAATACCGTCTTTGCGATGGATTAGGTAACGGATGCGGACGAGGCTGTCGCAGGCACCGGAATAGTTGGCGCTTTGCAGGTAGTGATAGAGGTGACTGA
- a CDS encoding DUF5320 domain-containing protein translates to MPGRDGTGPIGAGTMTGRGLGFCAGANAARYGTGRGLGLGLGLACRRGFGRWFSRGFAIDEAIPKTQKELLQKQKAILEKRLEAIDKQLEDL, encoded by the coding sequence ATGCCTGGAAGAGATGGAACTGGCCCAATAGGTGCTGGAACAATGACCGGAAGAGGTTTAGGATTTTGCGCAGGTGCCAATGCAGCAAGATATGGCACCGGCCGCGGTCTCGGATTAGGTCTGGGACTTGCTTGCAGACGTGGTTTTGGAAGGTGGTTTAGCAGGGGTTTTGCAATTGATGAGGCAATTCCAAAAACACAAAAAGAATTGCTTCAGAAACAAAAGGCAATATTAGAAAAGCGTCTGGAAGCTATTGACAAGCAATTAGAGGACCTATAA
- a CDS encoding sensor histidine kinase: MDVMPLIPFLGVSVPESLVLYYMVLVLTKKKESPFVVIILSLLTSIFSFSIRTMPVRFGIHTISQVALMTIFLNLFFRLPWHTSAVVMVLSSVFLGLAEGISVPLLAWIFKLKLEQIISDPLLRILFTLPHLVLLSVLAYIIGKRGWRLPLISEKLGIKNESDKRTTKQSIRQNCLLTLCLVQALMLVLLNLSFHAYNTGVYPSFTLKTLIEVGSIVLLVSVLATIFVSGYLLKVIEHDAKLETEIHYARERHNLHLRLQVERHDFYNHLTAIYRYIKACHFDQAETYIENLYHTVSRIGSLLKIEPPELAAIISTKYEEAKINGIKFYWHVKIQDGSLPLSPEDLTQLTGNLLDNALDAVKMNGSPRIDLVLMCNRLGLELKVSNNGSPIPQNVRQNIFTAGYTTKSIKQHSGLGLYIIKQIIDRYDGQLELREPDDYSGVEFVIYIPWNK, from the coding sequence ATGGATGTTATGCCGTTAATTCCCTTTTTAGGTGTGTCTGTTCCTGAAAGCCTGGTTTTGTATTATATGGTACTGGTATTAACGAAGAAAAAGGAGTCACCGTTTGTAGTAATAATCCTTTCCCTGCTGACTTCGATATTCTCATTCAGTATTCGGACAATGCCGGTACGATTTGGTATCCATACCATATCACAAGTAGCACTCATGACTATATTTTTGAACCTCTTTTTTCGATTGCCCTGGCATACTTCAGCAGTTGTAATGGTGCTTTCAAGTGTGTTTTTGGGATTGGCGGAGGGAATCTCAGTTCCTCTTCTGGCTTGGATTTTTAAATTAAAACTTGAACAAATCATCTCTGATCCTTTGCTAAGAATACTTTTTACTTTGCCACACTTAGTTTTACTTTCAGTATTAGCGTATATCATTGGCAAACGAGGATGGCGCTTACCGTTAATATCAGAAAAATTGGGAATAAAAAATGAGTCTGACAAAAGAACAACAAAGCAATCCATTAGGCAAAATTGTCTTTTGACATTATGCCTGGTACAAGCTTTAATGCTTGTTTTATTAAATCTTAGTTTTCATGCTTACAACACAGGTGTTTATCCCAGTTTTACACTTAAAACCCTAATAGAAGTTGGCAGCATTGTTTTATTGGTCTCTGTTTTAGCAACAATTTTTGTATCCGGATATCTGTTAAAAGTCATAGAACACGATGCAAAACTGGAAACAGAAATTCATTATGCCAGAGAGAGACACAATTTACATTTGCGTTTGCAGGTTGAGCGTCATGACTTTTACAACCATCTTACTGCTATTTATAGATACATAAAGGCTTGTCATTTCGACCAGGCAGAAACTTATATCGAAAATTTGTATCATACTGTCAGCCGCATAGGAAGCCTCCTGAAAATTGAACCTCCGGAATTAGCGGCTATTATAAGTACAAAATATGAGGAAGCAAAAATTAACGGAATCAAGTTCTATTGGCATGTAAAAATACAAGACGGTTCACTTCCACTTTCGCCGGAGGATCTTACTCAATTAACCGGTAACCTTCTAGATAATGCTTTAGATGCAGTAAAAATGAATGGTTCCCCACGAATAGACTTAGTTCTAATGTGCAATAGGCTAGGTTTGGAATTAAAGGTATCCAATAACGGCAGTCCCATCCCTCAAAATGTAAGGCAAAATATTTTTACTGCCGGATATACGACTAAAAGCATTAAACAGCATAGTGGTCTTGGCCTATATATAATTAAGCAGATTATAGATCGTTATGACGGTCAATTAGAGTTAAGAGAACCTGATGATTATTCTGGAGTTGAGTTCGTGATTTATATCCCGTGGAACAAGTAA
- a CDS encoding LytR/AlgR family response regulator transcription factor, producing MLPAKVVMADDEHGVMLILCSILSKLEGALVIGTADNAKDAIALVREHNPDLAILDIEMPDMKGIELAEKLRDIKPDIAIVFITAHHEYSLDAFKLYASDYILKPIDEDRVKSTFRRIYKMLEISKKSNTSQNTETCRISINLGNERVFIKLDEIFYIEKSGRHTLISCSNGKFKTRQTLQELEKYLGKMFFRSHKSFIINTDRIEKIVSFPNSSYYEVKFNNCEDKALLSRDRISELMKYSDYNV from the coding sequence TTGTTACCGGCTAAAGTTGTAATGGCTGATGATGAACATGGAGTAATGCTGATACTCTGCTCAATTCTTAGTAAGCTTGAAGGGGCTTTGGTTATAGGAACAGCAGATAATGCTAAAGATGCAATAGCACTTGTAAGAGAGCATAACCCGGATTTAGCTATCCTGGATATTGAGATGCCTGATATGAAAGGGATAGAGTTAGCTGAAAAGCTGAGAGATATAAAACCGGATATAGCAATAGTCTTTATAACCGCACATCATGAATACTCTCTTGATGCATTCAAACTGTATGCATCCGATTATATATTAAAGCCAATTGATGAGGATAGAGTAAAATCTACTTTCCGACGCATATATAAGATGCTGGAAATATCAAAAAAGAGTAATACTTCCCAAAATACGGAGACCTGCAGAATTTCAATAAATCTGGGCAATGAACGAGTCTTTATAAAGCTGGATGAGATATTTTATATAGAAAAATCCGGACGTCACACCCTTATTTCATGCTCCAACGGGAAATTTAAAACCCGACAAACCCTGCAGGAGTTGGAGAAGTACTTGGGAAAGATGTTCTTTCGTTCCCATAAATCTTTCATTATAAACACCGATCGGATTGAAAAGATAGTCTCTTTTCCCAATTCATCGTATTATGAGGTAAAATTCAATAATTGTGAAGACAAGGCTTTACTTAGCCGTGACCGTATATCTGAGCTTATGAAGTATTCTGACTATAATGTTTAA
- a CDS encoding CooT family nickel-binding protein: MCEANVYLIDEKGEEKLFLESVDKILPEEENLILENIFGQRKIVKARIKEMELVNHRIVLQR; the protein is encoded by the coding sequence ATGTGTGAAGCAAATGTTTATTTAATTGATGAGAAAGGTGAAGAAAAGCTGTTTCTTGAATCTGTTGACAAGATACTCCCAGAAGAAGAGAACTTGATATTGGAAAATATATTTGGACAAAGGAAGATAGTAAAAGCAAGGATTAAGGAAATGGAACTGGTAAATCATAGAATTGTTTTGCAAAGATGA
- a CDS encoding DUF3842 family protein: MRIAVIDGQGGGIGKSIVEKLRKELMEDIEIVALGTNSLATSFMMKAGANEGATGENAIVYNSSKVHIIIGAIGIIAANSMLGELTPTMAKAIAESPAKKVLLPLNRCNIEVVGVDKSEPLPHLIDKVVQSIKESMKRC; encoded by the coding sequence GTGAGAATAGCTGTAATAGATGGTCAAGGCGGAGGTATCGGAAAATCAATTGTTGAGAAATTAAGGAAGGAATTGATGGAAGATATTGAAATTGTTGCTCTGGGAACAAACTCGCTTGCCACATCTTTTATGATGAAGGCTGGTGCAAATGAGGGAGCTACAGGAGAAAATGCAATTGTTTATAATTCTAGTAAGGTCCATATAATAATCGGGGCTATAGGAATTATTGCGGCAAATTCAATGTTAGGGGAATTGACTCCAACAATGGCTAAAGCAATTGCTGAAAGTCCAGCTAAAAAAGTGCTTCTTCCATTAAATCGATGCAATATCGAAGTTGTAGGTGTTGATAAGAGTGAGCCTTTGCCGCATCTTATTGATAAGGTGGTTCAAAGTATTAAAGAAAGCATGAAGAGGTGCTAA
- a CDS encoding amidohydrolase family protein, producing the protein MRVFESHIHFPIDMYEAEFTEKINDVTLRLTDNLVENMIKSNVVKAALLGGRGKVNEMVKEAIHRYPEIFVGLAYIDIDKDGPAILNYYKESGFKGVKIICPNYNYDEERYYPFYQLAQELGLVALFHTGVIGNAVDYLVESPFDKKLIEISRDFETKIKRFNTSSRFMLPIYLDNIALKFPELKIIGAHLGYGMYELSCAIARFRRNVFFDLSGGDVVRRHITEKRLIGKEISSYKILYASDGLPDKLYDDISIWEEELYKMGLSEKEIDNIMYLNAARIYGVEEPEG; encoded by the coding sequence ATGAGAGTTTTCGAATCCCATATCCACTTTCCCATTGATATGTATGAAGCTGAATTTACCGAAAAGATAAATGATGTGACTTTGCGGTTAACAGATAATTTAGTAGAAAACATGATCAAATCAAATGTGGTTAAAGCTGCATTGTTGGGGGGACGAGGAAAAGTAAATGAAATGGTGAAAGAGGCAATCCATAGATATCCGGAAATTTTTGTTGGATTAGCTTATATTGATATAGACAAAGATGGCCCAGCGATTTTGAACTACTATAAGGAATCAGGATTTAAGGGAGTTAAAATTATTTGTCCTAATTATAATTATGATGAAGAAAGGTATTATCCATTTTATCAGTTGGCTCAAGAATTAGGGCTTGTGGCTTTGTTTCATACAGGGGTCATTGGAAATGCTGTAGATTACCTTGTAGAGTCTCCTTTTGATAAAAAACTTATTGAAATTTCAAGGGATTTTGAGACAAAAATAAAACGATTTAATACATCTTCGCGTTTCATGCTGCCAATTTATTTGGATAATATTGCATTGAAATTCCCGGAATTGAAGATTATAGGTGCTCATCTAGGTTATGGCATGTATGAGTTATCCTGTGCAATAGCCCGTTTTAGAAGAAATGTGTTTTTTGATCTTTCGGGCGGAGATGTTGTGAGGAGGCACATCACGGAGAAAAGACTGATTGGAAAAGAGATTTCTTCTTATAAAATTCTGTATGCCTCCGACGGTTTACCTGATAAATTATATGATGATATAAGTATATGGGAAGAAGAACTTTATAAAATGGGGCTTAGTGAAAAAGAAATAGATAATATTATGTACTTGAATGCAGCCAGAATTTATGGAGTTGAAGAGCCGGAAGGATGA
- a CDS encoding ATP-binding cassette domain-containing protein, with product MCAVKYIDDKDISKLKTKKLAGIVATVPQLYNTNFNFTVLEMILLGRSPHIGYVPGKDDIDKADEAIEKIGIEYLRDKEFNRLSGGERQLVMIARAIAQDTEVILLDEPTSYLDLKNQLKVLNVVKQINSSQKVTCIMTLHDPNHALMYSDKIVMFKNGTLETGTIEDMINARNIYEVYGVKADIVKVNNKKFVIPDY from the coding sequence CTGTGTGCGGTAAAATATATCGATGACAAGGATATTTCAAAACTAAAGACCAAAAAACTTGCCGGAATAGTTGCAACAGTTCCACAATTATATAATACCAACTTTAATTTCACTGTTTTAGAGATGATTTTATTAGGTAGGTCTCCGCATATTGGCTATGTTCCGGGGAAAGATGATATAGATAAAGCGGATGAGGCAATCGAGAAGATAGGTATTGAGTATTTAAGGGATAAAGAATTCAACAGGTTAAGTGGCGGGGAGAGGCAGCTGGTGATGATTGCACGAGCCATTGCTCAGGATACCGAAGTAATACTGCTTGATGAACCTACCTCTTACCTTGATTTAAAAAATCAGCTTAAAGTATTGAATGTTGTAAAGCAAATTAACTCATCGCAAAAAGTTACATGTATAATGACCTTGCATGATCCCAACCATGCGCTCATGTATTCCGACAAGATTGTTATGTTCAAAAACGGAACTTTAGAAACCGGTACAATTGAAGATATGATTAATGCCAGGAATATATATGAGGTATATGGAGTAAAAGCCGATATAGTAAAAGTGAATAATAAAAAATTTGTGATACCCGATTATTAA
- a CDS encoding ATP-binding cassette domain-containing protein codes for MIRFEGVTIAYQKQTVLENVNLEIEKGIITTFLGPNGSGKTSLISSINGTIKPVCGKIYR; via the coding sequence ATGATAAGATTTGAAGGAGTGACAATAGCATATCAAAAGCAAACAGTACTTGAAAATGTTAATCTTGAAATTGAGAAAGGTATAATTACAACCTTTTTGGGGCCCAACGGCAGCGGCAAAACCTCACTGATATCCTCCATCAATGGAACTATAAAACCTGTGTGCGGTAAAATATATCGATGA
- a CDS encoding FecCD family ABC transporter permease, whose product MKKDIEKLIYFLPIPVFLITLCIGSYHIPIAKVIDLMLYKISGYTFFHSVIDTNSLNVLLEIRLPRVILSMLVGASLSVSGTSFQAVLKNPIVEPYTLGLSSGAAFGAALALSFLNIPVQISAFIFAIMGVAICYMAAMKDGDTSVVSLVLSGVVISALFTALLSILQIMIDPLKLQGLVYWIMGSLHTSSWEKVASVLPYMVIGFLLTYVFRWKLNILALGGRDSVILGVNPKKYKMLYILAATLLAAAAVSVSGIISLVGLMIPRVLRILFGPDNRKLIPLSFCLGASYLAIVDCFSRNLFSFEIPIGIFTTILGAPYFIVLIRRSKAGVWQ is encoded by the coding sequence ATGAAAAAAGACATAGAGAAATTAATATATTTCTTACCAATACCGGTTTTTTTAATTACTTTGTGCATTGGTTCCTATCACATACCAATTGCCAAGGTGATAGATTTAATGCTTTATAAAATAAGCGGATATACATTCTTTCATAGTGTAATTGACACAAACAGCCTGAATGTATTATTAGAGATAAGGTTACCAAGGGTTATTCTTTCAATGCTTGTTGGAGCAAGTCTTTCGGTTTCGGGGACCTCCTTCCAGGCTGTATTGAAGAATCCCATTGTTGAGCCATATACCCTTGGCTTATCATCAGGGGCAGCTTTTGGAGCTGCCCTTGCGTTGTCATTTCTTAATATTCCGGTACAGATCAGTGCATTCATTTTCGCCATTATGGGTGTTGCCATCTGCTATATGGCTGCTATGAAAGACGGGGATACATCTGTGGTATCATTGGTTTTATCGGGAGTTGTAATATCAGCTTTATTTACTGCATTATTATCAATACTGCAAATAATGATTGATCCGTTAAAACTTCAGGGATTAGTATACTGGATAATGGGAAGCCTTCATACATCAAGCTGGGAGAAAGTTGCCTCAGTACTTCCATATATGGTTATTGGATTCTTGTTAACATATGTTTTCAGATGGAAACTGAATATACTGGCATTGGGTGGCAGGGATTCGGTGATATTGGGGGTAAACCCTAAAAAATATAAGATGCTTTACATACTTGCTGCTACATTGCTGGCGGCTGCAGCGGTATCAGTTTCCGGAATTATCAGTTTGGTTGGTTTAATGATACCACGTGTGTTAAGAATTCTTTTTGGACCTGATAACCGTAAATTAATACCATTGTCTTTTTGTCTGGGAGCATCTTATTTGGCAATTGTAGATTGCTTTTCAAGGAATCTTTTCTCATTTGAAATTCCTATAGGGATATTTACAACTATACTTGGTGCGCCATATTTTATTGTCCTTATTAGAAGGAGCAAGGCAGGTGTGTGGCAATGA
- a CDS encoding ABC transporter substrate-binding protein, with protein sequence MKKIIALFTMICIMAILAVGCQKAEVKQNEETKSTTVKIIDSRGKEVEVNYPAKKIVCLLNSGLNDLYMLGAKDQVIAIDKWTYDTKDVFELTAQIDERVKNKSLPAIDKNIEEIVGMNPDVVVMWAGQEDDIKTLEDKGVKVVGIQVDNFEQVYTKMEILGKISGKENRAAEIIDYTKKELQNIKNKIKAIDESEKPSSLFVWGPSKLDIAGSNSTGDSIIKMSGAKNSAADINEEHIVAKMEQVVNWNPDFIILWNIKDLDPDDYFKDAQWSNINAIKNKAVVELPHPFYCDLWTVKYIYSVNIIAKTLYPDLFKDADIEKTKADMLKKLYNIDFK encoded by the coding sequence ATGAAAAAAATTATTGCACTATTTACCATGATTTGTATTATGGCTATACTTGCAGTAGGTTGCCAGAAAGCAGAAGTAAAACAAAACGAAGAAACTAAAAGCACAACAGTGAAGATTATCGACTCCAGAGGAAAAGAAGTTGAAGTAAACTATCCGGCTAAGAAAATTGTATGTCTGCTAAACAGTGGTTTGAATGACCTTTATATGCTTGGTGCGAAAGACCAGGTTATCGCAATAGACAAATGGACATATGATACAAAGGATGTTTTTGAACTTACTGCGCAGATTGATGAAAGGGTAAAGAACAAGTCACTCCCCGCTATTGACAAAAACATTGAAGAAATCGTTGGGATGAACCCGGATGTGGTAGTCATGTGGGCCGGTCAGGAGGATGATATTAAAACTCTGGAGGACAAAGGGGTTAAGGTAGTAGGAATACAAGTGGATAACTTTGAGCAGGTCTACACAAAGATGGAGATACTGGGCAAAATCTCAGGCAAAGAAAACAGAGCGGCAGAGATTATTGACTACACAAAAAAAGAACTTCAAAATATTAAAAATAAGATTAAAGCTATTGATGAATCAGAGAAGCCGTCATCCCTATTTGTATGGGGACCTTCAAAGCTAGACATCGCCGGAAGCAACAGCACCGGTGACAGTATTATAAAAATGAGTGGAGCGAAAAATTCTGCTGCCGATATAAATGAGGAACATATTGTTGCAAAAATGGAGCAGGTTGTTAACTGGAATCCTGACTTCATCATTTTGTGGAATATCAAGGATTTGGATCCCGATGACTACTTCAAAGATGCACAGTGGAGCAATATAAATGCCATAAAAAACAAAGCAGTTGTTGAGCTGCCCCATCCATTCTATTGCGATCTTTGGACGGTTAAATATATATATTCGGTTAACATCATAGCAAAAACCCTTTACCCTGATTTGTTCAAGGATGCAGACATTGAGAAAACAAAAGCGGATATGCTGAAAAAGTTATATAACATCGATTTTAAATAG
- a CDS encoding precorrin-8X methylmutase gives MKLYRPDEIEKRSFEIITQEIGDIELDAKVAPIVKRVIHTTADFDYLHNLCFSENVINIALEAIKKGVDIVTDTKMALSGINKAALAKAGGKAYCYMADEDVARKAKEQNSTRASVSMEKAAELDKPLIFAIGNAPTALIKLDELIKSNKIKPVLIIGVPVGFVNVVESKELIMKSGVPYIVARGRKGGSNVAAAIVNALLYMAYPRES, from the coding sequence ATGAAATTGTATAGACCCGATGAAATTGAAAAGAGAAGCTTTGAAATAATAACTCAGGAAATTGGAGATATTGAACTGGACGCGAAGGTTGCGCCTATTGTTAAGAGAGTAATTCATACTACTGCGGATTTTGATTATCTTCATAATCTTTGCTTTTCCGAAAATGTAATAAATATTGCGCTTGAAGCCATTAAGAAAGGGGTTGACATTGTAACAGACACCAAAATGGCTTTATCCGGTATCAACAAGGCTGCTTTGGCAAAAGCCGGCGGCAAGGCATATTGCTATATGGCAGATGAAGATGTTGCAAGAAAGGCGAAAGAGCAAAATTCAACCCGTGCGAGTGTATCTATGGAAAAGGCGGCAGAATTGGACAAGCCTCTTATTTTTGCTATAGGCAATGCGCCCACAGCCCTTATCAAGCTGGATGAATTGATAAAAAGCAATAAAATAAAACCTGTTTTAATTATTGGCGTACCAGTAGGCTTTGTGAATGTCGTCGAGTCAAAGGAGCTTATTATGAAAAGCGGTGTTCCTTATATCGTTGCAAGAGGGCGAAAAGGCGGCAGTAATGTGGCGGCGGCAATTGTAAATGCTCTCTTGTATATGGCATATCCACGTGAAAGCTAA